Within Trachemys scripta elegans isolate TJP31775 chromosome 12, CAS_Tse_1.0, whole genome shotgun sequence, the genomic segment ctgcctctggggctaccctgccctggctcctcagccctctgctggggcggtcccccggctctgccctcccaggtcctggctggtcctggaggcaggagtcctggatggagggaccctgggctgaggtgtgGTCCGgaagccccgctgcttaccccaaccctgccagcgccagaccggctggaggtgaggggggagcgggcagtCATCATTGGtgcgggggagcccagggctggggcagcaggggatgcgggtggggcgggggaagagagcccagggctggggtggcagggagtgtgggtgggaggggggagagagaacccagggctggggtgggggcagccaaaaatgtttttgcttggggcggccaaaaatctagagccggccctggattaatgggatcctgggatgaaagaaaagaggaatcttcagtaggagcagaaaggctatttgacctctgtatttgggtgccgctggaatattgtgtttagttctggtgcccatgattgaagaaggatgttgataaattgcagagggttcagagaagagccacgagaatgactaaaggattagaaaacctgccttagagtggTAGATACAAGgatctcaatctgtttagtttaacaaagagaaggttcaggggtgacttgatcacagtctaaaattacccacatggggaacaaatatttaatagtgggctcttcagtctagcagaaaaaggtctCACATGATCCAGACAGGAAATAAGatgaacatttttaatggtgagagtaattaaccattgaaacaatttaccaaaagTTGTGGCGGATTCTCTATCGATGACAAGTtattaaatcaagactggatgttttttctaaaagatctaatTTAGGaagtattttggggcagttctctgccctatgctatacaggaggtcagactagagtaTAACAATTGCCCCTTCtgtccttagaatctatgaatccagaGTGACTCTGTTGTAGAGGGAGAGACACAGGAGTTCTGCAGCAGGTTCTCTGttttttaagagattttttttatcttttgacACACTGAGGCGCTTACAAACGCACCCTAGACATTTGGGATTTGCAGTAAGTGTCTTATAACAGCAGTAAGAGAATCCAACTCAGTCACAGCTTCCAGAGCTCAGCCTGACACAATCTTTCCCCAACATTAACCCTACCACCACGTGGGTAAGTGATGGGAAGGGACACCTATACAGTGTAATGGGCACTAAGGGCAGCAAAGGTGGGTAGACACACCCTGAGATGTTTTGGAGGAGCCCTGTCTATTCCACACCCATGCCCTGCCTGCTGTGCCACTACTTTTAATTGCAAGATATCGGGAAGTCATCCTTACCCAATTGTTTATTGTTTTCCCCCtcgctctcctccccctccatacCTAGCTGGGCTCTATATAACCCGCCCCGAGACGGTCAGGAGGATCAGGGCGAGGTTCAGCTTAACAGATGCTGGGATCCATTGTTCTACTGACAGCGAAGGAACAAGGACTTAGGTAAGTTGCAGTAGATTCCACCAGCCGGGAGCGAGGAGAGAACAGTCTCATATGGGGATTCTATTGCAGGGTTTCTTTCTGAGAGGCAGCGTGATCCAGTGGCTATGGAAGAAGAGCtcggagccaggactcctgggttcagagCGTGGGGAGCAGTAGGAGAGAGGACAGGGTGTAGAGGCCGGTGTCAGTGGGGCTTAGTGCAACACGTCGCACAGTGGGGTGGGAATAattatagaatcgtaggactggaagggacgttgagaggtcatctagtccagtctcctgcactcatggtaggatcatctaccaatgtgatatatgccatcatgtgccagcaatgcccctctgccatgtacattggccaaaccagacagtctctacgcaaaagaattaatggacacaaatctgacatcaggaatcaaaatactcaaaaaccagtgggagaacactttaacctgtctggtcattcagtgacagacctgcgggtggctatattacaacagaaaaacttcaaaaacagactccaaagagagactgcagagctagaattgatatgcaaactagacacaatcaactccggtttgaataaggactgggaatggctgagccattacaaacattgactctatctccccttgtaagtattctcacacttattatcaaactgtctgtactgggctagcttgattatcacttcaaaagtttttttttctcttaattaattggcctctcagagttggtaagacaactcccacctgtttatgctctctgtatgtgtgtatatatatctcctcaatatatgttccattctatatgcatccgaagaagtgggctgtagtccacgaaagcttatgctctaataaatttgttagtctctaaggtgccacaagtactcctgttcttcatctcCCCCTTGTGTCCCCGCTGCAGGTCGATCCAGCAACAGACACAGCCATGGCTCTGAGGGGACCCCGCCCCACGTTCCTGCTGACCTTCGCCCTGCTGGCTGCCTGTGTGGCTCTGACCTTCGCGAAGAGGTGGAACCTGCTAAATGACATATTCCGGAAAGACCATGTGGACTTCCCCAAGACACGCGCCATCAACAACAACGCCTACTGCAACAAGATGATGTGGGACCGGGTGATGTACTTGAAATACACCAACACCTTCATCCATGCGACAGACAAGGATATCAACAAAGTCTGCACAACGGCTGGGTTATCCACCGGGCCCTACCGGTACGAGAGCACGAGTCCCTTCAGCATCACCACCTGCACATTTAACCCCTGGAGCATCTCTTACACCGGGATCAGCGCAAAACAAAAAATCGTCATCTCCTGCTTGAATCGTCTCCCTGTTTTCTATGTGAAGAGCACATAGGGCCAGCGCTAGGCATGGAGGGTAGGCAGGggaccctgctgcttcctccaatCCTGCTCCGGCTCCTTCATGACAGTCACACCTAGCTCCTCACCTACCTCTGAACACTGGACAAATTGTACAGGTGTTTCATCTCCTCACcttctgctgcccctagtgcccattatacatatagccgctccttccccacccccaccctctgctgcccctagtgcccattatacagtatagccgctccttccccacccccaccctctgctgcccctagtgcccattatacagtatagctgcccctttcccaccctcaccccatcccacatGTCATTTCCCAGCTGCCACAAATAGCGGTCATGTCAAACTCTGTCCTTTCATTAAGAACTATTCACCAGTTTCACCCTGCTGGTGATGCGTATTCACTCTAAGAATGGATAATCTTCACTTTTGTCATATTAAGTGTTATATTTGTCATTGTTCTCTTCATTAATTTTGAACATGTTCCCCTTGCCTGCCAGTCTCTGTGCTCCCTAAACACAATAAAATCTGAAACCTGCAAAGCAATTACTGTGTCACTGTAACGGGCTTGGCACCTGCCTCTCACTAGCGCCGCCTGTCTCTGGCCAAGGGTGCCTGCAATCACTCAGTTCTTTTCAGCAGGCTGATACCCACCTCTCACGAGTGCCCCCTCCGGCCGATGGATCTCTTGGCGGGTCTTTAGCGACTCAGTCCTCTGGCCAAACTGCCTACGCTGCCCCTCCCTTCTGGGTCACACTGTCCAACCAGGCCTACTTCAGAGCCCTCAGTAATGTCTGTAGTCCTCTGCGGGCTCCAACATCTCTGTAGCCCTTCCCAGGCTCTGGTGCTCAATCTGACCAACAGGCCTAGGTCAGTACTCTAGTTGGCCAGTGTACATGTgaagggcttcctccctggatgCTCGTTGCCTGCCCTTTAGTcctctgaccccagctctccagctgggtcaGTCTCAATTCAGCTCCCTTCTAGAGGTAACAGCTCCACGGACAGTCCCTTCCCTGAGCATGTCTACACCCCCTtgttggtgggggggggtgatgggttggatcacagaaacctccttgggggctgccaactgatgtgacAAGACTACTTCAGCCCCTGATTTTCCTGGCAGctcgggactccagcaccctgtcttgctgagccagacatgccagtctgctccaacacagacccagggtctgaaccacatgccccaaagctgcagacttaaccaaaagcaacttacagaagtgttcctgtctttaacactcagatgcccaactcccaatggggtccaaaccccaaataaacctgttttaccctgtataaagcttatacccagggtaaattcataaattgttcgccctatataacactgatagagagatatgcacagcagtttgttcccccccccccccccccggtattaatacatactctgagttaattaataagtaaaaagtgattttattaaatacagaaagtaggatttaagtggttccaagtagtaacagacagaacaaagtgaattaccaagtaaaataaaatgaaacacaagtctgagtctaatacagtaagaaaactgagtacagataaaaacctcacccttagaggaattccagtaagcttccttttacagactagtctccttctagtctgtatctagcaatcactcacaccccctgcagttactgtcctttgttccaatttctttcgggtatccttgggggtggagaggctctctctttagccagctgaag encodes:
- the LOC117886259 gene encoding ribonuclease-like, whose translation is MALRGPRPTFLLTFALLAACVALTFAKRWNLLNDIFRKDHVDFPKTRAINNNAYCNKMMWDRVMYLKYTNTFIHATDKDINKVCTTAGLSTGPYRYESTSPFSITTCTFNPWSISYTGISAKQKIVISCLNRLPVFYVKST